Proteins from one Mercurialis annua linkage group LG7, ddMerAnnu1.2, whole genome shotgun sequence genomic window:
- the LOC126655007 gene encoding uncharacterized protein LOC126655007, protein MELEQPISRDTSALQTYSSRLSNSTTTTRRGSRAAVDLCYGSESFGTLEIGVPKSISSEKRLAWLRSQIIGDDIEFDSPFGKRRLTYADHTASGRSLHYIENFIINNVLPFYGNSHTSDSYVGHRTTKMLGEATQYIKRTLGGTGEDDAIMFCGSGSTAAIKRLQEVMGIAVPSILRERFVKCLSDEERWLVFIGPHEHHSNILSWRQSLAEVIEIGLDENGLVDMEGLEKLLCSYGSGNRPILGSFSACSNVTGIESDTRAIARLLHRYGGFVCFDFAASGPYVEIDMRSGEIDGYDAIFLSPHKFLGGPGSPGILLMSKTLYRLKSSPPSTCGGGTVHYVNGFNEKDTLYTDDIEERENGGTPQIIQTIRASLAFWVKEYISYKTIEEEETNYISIALRRLKSNKNICILGNTSAKRQAILSFLVYSTTNDVSSSSSSTKDDLYMWAESGKNRDKPLHGAFVAALLNDLFGIQSRGGCACAGPYGHALLNITEPQSLAIRSAIHQGYSGIKPGWTRISFPYYMSSEEFEFILAAVEFIAIYGQRFLPLYRFNFNNGSWTLKKKAFKDLAQHKHNGFNAIAAKDGGHIIMNKFASYLRTAKHIANLLPKFPSMRTLPQDLDHNLLYFRV, encoded by the exons ATGGAGCTAGAACAACCCATCTCAAGAGACACCTCAGCTCTCCAAACCTATTCTTCAAGACTGAGTAACTCAACAACAACGACAAGAAGAGGTTCTAGAGCAGCCGTTGATCTTTGCTACGGATCGGAATCGTTCGGGACGCTAGAGATAGGCGTGCCGAAGAGCATTTCGTCGGAGAAACGACTGGCTTGGCTACGGTCTCAGATCATTGGTGATGATATAGAGTTTGATTCTCCCTTTGGTAAACGAAGACTTACGTATGCTGATCATACTGCCTCTGGTCGTTCTCTTCATTACATAGAGAATTTTATCATCAATAATGTTCTTCCCTTTTATG GAAACAGTCACACAAGTGACAGTTACGTGGGGCATAGAACAACAAAAATGTTAGGTGAAGCAACCCAATACATAAAACGAACCCTAGGTGGCACCGGAGAAGATGACGCAATCATGTTCTGCGGCTCAGGCTCAACCGCCGCTATCAAACGATTACAAGAGGTGATGGGCATAGCCGTGCCCTCAATTCTGAGAGAAAGGTTCGTTAAATGCCTGAGCGATGAGGAGAGGTGGCTGGTTTTTATTGGTCCACATGAGCATCATTCAAATATTTTGTCGTGGCGGCAGAGCTTGGCCGAGGTGATAGAGATTGGATTAGATGAGAATGGGTTGGTGGACATGGAAGGTCTGGAAAAGTTGCTGTGTTCTTATGGAAGTGGTAACCGCCCCATTTTGGGATCGTTTTCAGCTTGTAGTAATGTGACTGGAATTGAGAGTGATACTCGAGCGATTGCTCGGCTGCTTCATCGATATGGAGGATTTGTTTGTTTTGATTTCGCCGCTAG cGGACCTTACGTGGAGATAGACATGAGATCTGGCGAAATAGACGGCTATGATGCAATATTTTTAAGTCCACATAAGTTTCTTGGTGGACCCGGATCCCCTGGAATTCTTCTAATGAGTAAAACTCTCTATCGCCTCAAGTCTTCTCCGCCGTCAACTTGTGGAGGTGGAACTGTTCATTATGTCAACGGCTTTAATGAGAAG GATACGCTATATACTGATGACatagaagagagagaaaatggCGGAACGCCTCAAATAATTCAAACAATCAGAGCATCACTAGCATTTTGGGTTAAAGAATACATCAGCTACAAGactattgaagaagaagaaactaatTACATATCCATAGCATTACGAAGATTAAAGTCCAATAAAAACATTTGTATTCTAGGAAACACAAGTGCCAAACGACAAGCGATTTTGTCGTTTCTCGTATATTCGACTACCAATGAtgtttcatcttcttcatcttctacgAAGGATGATCTTTACATGTGGGCAGAGAGCGGGAAGAATAGAGATAAGCCTCTGCATGGGGCGTTTGTTGCAGCATTGCTTAATGACTTGTTTGGTATTCAGTCCAGAGGTGGATGCGCTTGTGCTGGTCCTTATGGTCATGCTTTGCTTAACATCACTGAGCCTCAGTCCCTTGCTATACGATCTGCCATACACCAG GGATATTCAGGAATAAAGCCAGGATGGACAAGAATAAGCTTTCCATACTACATGTCAAGTGAAGAATTTGAGTTCATTCTCGCAGCAGTCGAATTCATAGCCATTTACGGCCAACGTTTTCTACCACTTTATCGTTTCAACTTCAATAATGGCAGCTGGACTTTGAAGAAGAAGGCGTTCAAGGACTTAGCACAGCACAAACACAACGGATTCAATGCAATCGCTGCTAAAGATGGTGGACATATCATTATGAATAAGTTTGCATCATATCTCCGTACCGCCAAACACATTGCCAATTTGCTTCCTAAATTCCCCTCTATGCGTACGCTTCCTCAAGATTTAGATCATAATCTTTTGTATTTTCGAGTTTAA